The DNA region AATCTCTCATATCTAGCTAGCATTGTCGATTCAGTTCTTGCTCTAGCCGATCTCCTAACATTCTACTGAGGTGGTTCTTCGTTTTGATTGGTCAGGACTTTAGTTTGTTAGTATTCATCAAGCACAGTTGTGACTGTTTCTTGCTCTTGTCGAACTGACCTTTGACTCCAATCACACCATTTACTTTCATCCACTAGAACATCTTGACTGGTCACAAGTTTATCATCATTTCGTGAATATACCTTGGATGCACCAGTTGAATGATAAGCTATGAGCACCATAGCCTGACTTCAATCATCTAGTTTATTCCTCAACTATTCAGGTACATGCCTCAAACACGTTGATCCAAACACTCTAACATGACTAACATTTTTCTTCACGCCTCTCCAAGTCTCATAAGGATTCCTCTAAACTATCTTCTTCATTTGACATATGTTTAGAATGTATACTAATGTTGATGTTGCTTCACCCTGATGTGTGTCGAACCCGCAAGTGCACAGACTAATCAATTATAATATAAATAGTATCAAACCCACAGAGACCAATGTCAACTTACTGTGATATATCATTGCTTTGTAAATCTAAGTTTAATCGATGGTTGGTTTGAAAACGGATGTAAATTACTAATGGTTTTAGAAAATTGAATAAACAAAGACTGGAATGTAATTTTCTGTGTACCTTCGGGACTCGGATAAATTTCGAAACTTAGTTTTGCTTTAAAGTATTTTTTGGAGGAAATACTAATTTAAAACACTACTCACTTTCGTGCAGCCCGTGTCATGTTTCGAAATCGTAAAAGTCATGTTGCCCCTCTACAAGTTACAATTTCGaaacaatttttaaaaactaaTAAGTTCTAATTAATTACTAAAACACTGTCGGTgtttttagaaattaaaaatcaaaattttcTTTATCGGATATCTGTCTCACATTGTCGCATTGTTGACCAGTATCTGATTGTTTTCACCTTCGCACAAAATTTTTTAActttaaaaatataaaattcaGAATTGAAAAAATAAATGAATATTAAAATCAATACCGATAAAATTTTCCGAATCTTGTCGGAACGAAGATCCTTACATTCCAAACTCTAAGAGCTTATCCGAACATATTTGGGAAAAACATATTATTATTAATTGGATTAGACATTAGATAACAAAATATAGAACTAGtcatcaaaataataataataataataataataataataataaaaattacaatatatatatatatatatatatatatatatatatatatatatatatatatatatatatatatatatatatatatatatatataagtatCTATCACATAAACAAGTAAATCTGAATAATACGAATAATATAGATTAGAACTGATATAAGTACTTTAAGCAGATAAAGGCAATGAATAGTAAAAACAACAGTACAAACTAAAACTGGAAATAAAATTGACAACAAAAATGAAGAATATTGCAGGCTGGAAACTAAGAACAACAGAGTTTAAAATGATAAAAACTGAAACAATAAGGACTGAAATAATAAAGTAGAAATAAAAGTTGATAAAACTAAACCTGCAATAGAATCTAAATTTTTTGTAAAATACTGAAATTGAAAAACTGTCAATATAATTCCGACAAGATTGATGATCCAAATACACAGAGAAATCCTAAACTTAAGTTGCAGCAGCTCTTTAGTGTGAGAAACTGCAACTTTTATACTAAGAAATTTTTCTGTCTAAAACAATTATTCTAAATCTCTGATAATTATAATAAAAACTTTGACCTGAAAACCTAAATTTAATGGCTATATATAATGTTTGAGACTCTGAAAAGAGGCTGAATTCATGTAGGAGTCGTTGAGATTTTTATGCTAAAGTAAGAGAAGACTGGGCCAAGTTGTTGCTATTTTTTTGTCCTCAAAGTCCATAGTGGACGTCGTGGCCTCATGGCAAACGCCATTAGTGTAAAGTGGGAAACCATGGTCTTCAAGGTTCATGGCGAACGCCATGAGTGAAAAGTGGGAAAACATGGCCTTCAAGGTTCATGGCGAACGCTGTGGCCTCATGACGAACGCCATGAACtatttttttcacttttcttcCCGCTTAGGTGGCTTTCGACCGCCTTGTCATAACCAACGCCATGGTGAACGCCTTGAGTGTAGAATATgtcatttttctcatttcttTGCTATTTTTATCCTGATTTCATGTACGGAAACTCCTTCTTGGAAAACACCTGAAATAAACACAATACATCAGCATAAAACTATAAAATGGACACAAATTCTCATGCTCTAAACCTTCCTCATTAAAAAGTCTAACAAATTCTCAAGAAGTGTATTCACCATCAGTTTTTAGTTTCTTCAACTTTATCCATTTTGCTTCTCCACACGCGATATAAACTTTTTGAACTGTGTGAATACCTCACTCTTTCTTTCAATAAGGTAAATCCATATATACATGTGTGAATTTATCTTCCTTTCAAGAGAAGATAAGGTTTCCTTTGATCATAATCTGTTCTGAAGTGATATAAGTTAGCTTATATAGGTAATATATTTCACCACGGTTGATATAATGAATTGTGGTGAATTGTCCTGATATTTAACTACAATTGTAAATATTTCAAAGAATATTTAATTTTCTTGTAGTGCATCAATTGTTAGAGATGAATCTCCTTTCTTCAACATTATCTTTCAATGAAGTAAATATTTATATCATGACCATAAATATAATTGTCTTCCATTATTTTTAAGGCTATTGTATCTTATTTGAAACAAGTCTTTGGTAGTTGGCTTAAATGTATGTCGCATGTTTTCGCCAAATTTTGTTAGAATGTCTTGAAAATCGGATCAAAAATCTAAACCGAAATCGAATTGGAAATTTTGATGAGTTTGTAAGCTAGACCATGAAATGTTGTAACATGCACATTCCATTAAACGATATTTCTCGTTGCACTTCAGAATTGACTAGATGTCGCTAAACTAACGACCAAATAAGTTGGTTGTTGgattaatttattattaattaGGTGTGACTCATGTAAACAATATTTGGCTTAAATAAAAGACACCTAAATGTGATGATTATTTTGGTAGATGGATAATTAAGTCAATGGGgttttattttgaaattcaaaatacAAATCCCTCTTCTCTCTCTTCATGACTGTTGGGACATGACTCTTGGGGTGGAATATGACTGTTGTAATAAAGTGTCTATAAAAGGACACATTTAGGCAACCAACACCAACTTTTCTCATTCCTTCTCATTTTCTCACAAATACACAAAAGTATCTTCATCATCAAAGATACAAATAAGGAAGAAGGAAGAGAGGAGAAAACAATTGCAAACAAGGATCAATAAATCAGACAAGAATCGACGTCATGGATCCGGGTACACTTTTTTTACGGTTTTATTTATAGAATCTAAAACACTGTGAAAATCATGATATCAAGATCCAAAACATAAAATTTTGCTAACAGTTGATATCAGAGCTTTGTTACCGGTATTATGATTTTTCGGTGTTGATTATCGatattatgattttttttaagtAGTGATTGTTTAATGAGAATTATAGTTTATATTAGAAAGTATCATGATATGTAtcgtttttttttaaatgttACTGTTTTAAAATTGTGTATCGTTTTTTTTTAATAGATATAATTTATTGTTTTGAAATTATTATATTAAAAAATTTGCAATCATCAAAGTGATCAAATTTATTAAAGTGTATAATTTTAATCCGATGCTATACAAATAAGATGTTTATGTTAAATAATAGTATTTATTATTATAAGATATATAGAGATCATCCAAAGATGAATCATGActtataattaataaaattaaagTTTTTATCATACTTGTTGCTTGTATATCCAAAGATAGACATGCATGTTCTTTTGAGTATGTTATTGAAATGTATGTAGATATCACCCAAAGGTGAATTTAGATACATGATTAAAGTTACAATTAGTTTGAATCCATGAAGTTTATTCGAAGCATTAACGCATGAGCGCGTGTAAATGTTTGCAGTTGCTACTAATATGTTTGCCTTGGGCAACGCAATGACAAAGTTCAATGGGCTAAACTATGCTGATTGGTCTGAAAAGATTCAGTTTCAACTGGGTGTTATGAACTTGGATATGGCATTGATAATGGACGAGAAGCCCGCAGCCATTACGGAGGACAGTACGGAAGATGAAAAAGCTCTTCTTGAGGATTGGGAAAGGTCCAACAGGTTGTCTTTGAACTTGATGAGGATGACGATGGCTGACAATGTTAAGCCATCTATACCCAACACTGAAAATGCAGGGATTCCTTTTGATCCAAACCATAAAAGGAAGTGAAAAGTTTCTTTACATGGGAAACAAAATGAAGGCACGAATAGAGGGAATTGGGACGTATAGATTGGTCTTAGATACTGGATATCATATAGATCTGAAAAGTTGTCTTTATGTACCTGGGTGTGCTAGGAATTTAGTTTCTGTTGCAAAGTTGGttgaattgaattttaattttAAGATTGGAAACAGTGTATTTACTTTGTTTAAAGATACATATTACTATGGTTCTGGTACTTTAGTTGATGGTTTATATCGTTTTAATCTTGATGTTAATTTTAAAGAATCTCTATTTAATATTGAACATATTGTTGGTAGTAAGCCGAAGTAAGGGCGTATAATCCACATGAAAAGAAACTTGATGCAAGAACCATTAGTGGGTTTTTCATCGGGTATCCTGAAAAATCGAAAGGGTATAGATTTTATTGTCCTAATCATAGTATGAGAATAATTGAGTATGGTAATGCTCGGTTTATTGAAAATGGGCAGTTTAGTGGGAGTGAGAAATCACGTAAAGTGGATATTATGGAGACTCGTGGAGAATCTTCTCAAGTTGTTATCCCTCTGGTTGTGGTACCATCATACAACCCAAATAGACAACAAATTAATATTCAAAACCCACAAAATGAACATATAGTTGATGAACCAGTTGACAATGTACAAGTCACAAATGAGCAAGAACAAGTGACTGAAGAAACATAAGAAATAGCAGTAAGAAGGTCTGAAAGGCAAAGGAGACCAGCTATTTCAAATGATTATGTTATTTATTCACTTGAACATGAATGTGACTTGAGCATTGATGAGGATCCAGTATCATTTAAACAAGCCATGGAAAGTGACAATTCTAAAAATTGGTTCAATGCTATGAAAGAAGAGTTAAAATAAATGAGTGACAATAATGTATGGGATCTAGTTGAGTTACCTAAAGGTTCAAAACGAGTCGGTTGCAAATGGGTCTTTAAGACCAAACGAGACTCGAAAGGTGATATTGAAAGATATAAAGCTAGACTTGTCGCCAAAGGTTTCACTCAAAAGGATGGTGTTGACTACAAAGAAACCTTTTCTCCAGTTTCAAAGAAAGACTCTTTGAgaattgttttggctttggtgGCTCATTATGACTTAGAGCTTCACCAAATGGATGTAAAAACCGCCTTTCTAAATGGTGACTtagaggaagaagtgtatatggCTCAACCTGAAGGTTTTGTTACTGCAGGAAAAGAAAATTTAGTGTGTAAATTAAAGAAGTCAATATATGGATTAAAGCAGGCTTCTAGACAATGGTATCTTAAATTTAACAATACTATTTTGTCATATGGTTTTGTAGAGAACACTGTAGATCGGTGTATCTATATGAAGGTCAGTGGGAGCAAATTCATAATTTTAAtcttatatgttgatgatattttACTTGTTGCCAATGATTTTGCTTTGTTACATGATGTAAAGAAGTTTCTCTCCAATAAATTTGAAATGAAGGATATGGGTGAGGCATCATATGTGATAGGAATAGAAATATTCTGTAATAGATCACAAGGACTATTGGGAATGTCTCAGAAAGGctatataaataaaaatttagAGAGATTCAGAATGGACAAATGCTCTGGAGGGATAGTTCCTATTCAGAAAGGGAACAAGTTTAGTCAAATGCAATGTCCCAAAAATGAATTAGAGCGAAAAGAAATGGAGTCTATTCCCTATGCATCAGTGGTTGGGAGCTTGATGTATGCCCAAACATGTACCCGACCGGATACTAGTTTTGCTGTTGGTATGTTAGGTCGATATCAAAGTAATCCTGGAATGGATCACTGGAAAGCTGCAAAGAAAGTTCTTAGGTACTTACAAGGAACCAAAGATTACATGCTCACATATAGAAGGTCAGATCACCTTGAAGTGGTTGGCTACTCAGATTCAGACTTCGCAGGATGTGTGGACTCAAGAAAATCCACATTTGGATATGTTTTTCTTCTGGCTGGAGGAGCAATATCATGGAAGAGTGGAAAACAATCCATCATTGCTACTTCTACTATGGAGGCAGAATTCGTGGCATGCTTTGAGGCCACAATTTAATCATTATGGTTGCGGAACTTCACCTTAGGGCTTGGTATTGTCGACAGTATAGCTAGGCCGCTAAGGATTTATTGTGATAATTCTGCAGCTGTGTTCTTCTCTAAGAATGATAAATACTCCAAAGGTGCTAAACACATGGAATTGAAATACTTATCAGTgaaagaagaagtgcagaaacaaaAGGTGTCATTTGAACATATTGGAACAAATTTAATGATAGCGGGTCCGTTAGCTAAAGGTTTACCGCCCAAAACATTTATTGGTCATGTAGAAAGGATGGGCATCATGTAAAAGTCCTTGTTAACATTGTATTATTTTTGGTATATATACAAGTATAGTTTAATGTTCGTATTGTATGACAATTGTGAATTCAATTAAAGTTATGTTTCTGTTGAGTTTTGACATCCATATTATATTATACATGTTATTGTAATATGTGATGACTAGGTGTCTTTGAAAAGACATGAGAGACACATTATTGTATCCCCTAAAGTTATTTGAATTGAATTGATTCGTGATACATGGAAGGAATCAAGTTGATGAATAATTTGTGACCGCCATGATCCGATCATTTCAATTCATTAAAGATAATAACTTGGTGCTTTCAATGAATGGTGCACAATTATGGTATAAGATTGAAACATCAAGATGTCACATGAGTCAAGTGGGAGACTGTTGGATTAATTTATTGTTAATTAGGTGTGACTTATGTAAACAATATTTGGCTTAAATAAAAGACACCTAAATGTGATGATTATTTTGGTAGATGGATAATTAAGTCAATGGGgttttattttgaaattcaaaatacAAATCCCTCTTCTCTCTCTTCATGACTGTTGGGACATGACTCTTGGGGTGGAATATGACTGTTGGAATAAAGTGTTTATAAAAGGACACATTTAGGCAACCAACACCAACTTTTCTCATTCCTTCTCATTTTCTCACAAATACACAAAAGTATCTTCATCATCAAAGATACAAATAAGGAAGAAGGAAGAGAGGAGAAAACAATTGCAAACAAGGATCAATAAATCAGACAAGAATCGACGTCATGGATCCGGGTACGCTTTTACGGTTTTATTTATAGAATCTAAAACACTGTGAAAATCATGATATCAAGATCCAAAACATAAAATTTTGCTAACAGGCAAGGCAAAACCAATTTGAATGTAGTTTTCCAATGATGCACATACAACAAAGTATCAAATTTAATAAATTGGTGACATTCATGTTTTCCTCTAAATTATTGTGATTAAAATTTCTAATCTTCCAAACAAAAACCTTGTTCGGTGCTGTAATTGGCACAAATTTTAATTCACTCGATATCAATTGAAAGTGGATATTGGAAACAAAAGTGTTATTACATGTAGATTGTCTTATTTTTATCGGAAAAATTTCACATTAGTTATTCATATATCTTAGCTCTGTTATCCACTGGTGCATTaggtttgaaaatattttatttgattttgGATTATGTGTTATATCCTTGATTCTATCTCTTTCCTAGAAAAACTAAACTCTTGTGTTCTTTCTCCCTTCAAGGTGAGCAAAGTCCTCCTAGATATTCATCTCATGCATTATATGGTAGCAAATATACTTGTCCCGAGGAAACATAAATTTAGTAAACTAACCAAAATATATGTTGCTCCTAGATATTCGTCTCATGCAATAGGGAAAATGAGAAAAATTATGCTGACTCACGAGCCTCCCAAGAAAAAAGAAGAATCCTTAAGTCAAGAAGATCAACCTCAACAAGAGAGCCTTTAATTTTGGAAGAGTTTGATTATGAAATCCCAGAGACTACTTCTAAAGAAGCTCTTCCAACGCTACCATTAAGAGGAAGAAGAAGACAAACAGGTAGATCAACTCAAAATGGACCTCAGTATCCTTCTGGAGTATCTAATTATGATTTTGAGTAGTCCTCCCATAGTTGTTTTGCCTTATATGTTGCTTTTTATGATTCTAGCAATTTCATATTACATTTTAATTCCCTTATTAAAATAATGAAGTGTTTTATACTTTTTATATTTATCATGAGAATTTTAACCACTCCAAATTGTTACTACTTATTTCTTGTTTGTCCATCTTCCTGAGGAATGTGTTGTCATCACCAAAAATGGGAAGAATGTGGAGCTATGTGTTTGCAGGTATAATGACTACAACAATCAGTTGACCTATAtaattttgatgatgacaacactATAAGGGGAAGTCTTAGTCTAATGTGAATATCAAGTTGTTGTGCTTGAAAATCAAAATGCTAAATCCAATATTTGTAGGATAGCACCTAATACCATTCAGTGTTCCGTGGAATCCTTGATGATCTCAATCAAGTAGTCTCTCTAGTGATGGAATCTACCAAGAAGCTTTTTGAAGCcttcatttttaggtcatttagcatttgcatttcatcatggcaatcgggattagctccaagaagcttgaacatcatccaggacactttgtgggctctatttagatgatcagtcaacacaagggaaagacttgagttacttccaacaggggtctattcgtcagtcaaaacgttaatcttgaaggagcgaaggtttgttcatgagctgtcatgctcgctgggcgaagcccacgtgttttgaaaaaaaaaacggaaaaaaacgaaaataataataataataataataataataaataaataaataaataaataaataaataaataaataaataaataaataaataaataaaatcttggacttgggcctctctcatctgagcccacaggtccacaaaaatcaggttataaattcagagtttcagtgaaagaaaatttcattctattcctattaccctggctggaggaaaaagatagtgagagaagaggtaacagagaactcagagcagcctccaaaccctgaagggaactcaactgcacagaatcacctctggctcacataaaccctagagattgttttgtaaacctcacgggtgcaactcaatttcaatcaagctctccaatcaggtttgcccttattcccattacctttatgctcttaatttggatcatctgaatgtatgaggtatgatggatgaatttcattaggtttttgcccacgggttcataattatgtatgaatgtataaataatgccttgaatgcttaacccttatcgtgtttcactaacccttttgttgagtttttgtgaaggctcacatgacttttgcagggatagctcgctggatattccactttgcttgtgggataccatttgggagatttattctgattgccttgttggctcatttactttatacatgtttgttttgtatgtgttcgtatccccacaggtagcgcggttccttcgtcaaggattgcccttttgcatgagcatcccaaaccttaacccttcattgatttttcttctcctaagaacacgtttactccttctactacaggcgagtaagtctccaaaggtcgagcatccggtagattgcgtagtaacatcgttcgtccaaaacccaatccataaccccgtagttagccgaactacggcttgctctgattctcattccagatgagatacgtaggcataagacgcgatgtcttagggagcacacatcccccaacccataggtcagacgagctacgaagactctgattctcatattcagatgagatacgtatgcagtggatgcgacatccgcgcgagtcattttcatttaacccttttttttagtaaacaacacaagataaactcacaccctttagacaagaactacaaaagtggatcccgtagagtactacggatgtgtaggggtgctaataccttcccttcgcataaccgactcgcgaacccaagatttggttgcgagaccttgtcttttcctttcctcttttcaggttaacttcgagcgtttcctttccctcctttgggataaataacgcacggtggcgactcttctgtcattttctttcgccggttgtttttcgcacactgtatttttcaggttgcgacagctggcaactccactggggacccggtttccctaagcgagtccctcctagcttttgtaggttgtttattgggtgtttattcttttgtacagttatttatttacctgctttaccttattgcattgtgtacatatcattgttgtatccgttggctggctatggctgcttggtgatctttgtgagatgagttctatacccaaactcgagtgcatttaggataggagaatggcatagtcttgtcgacttgtgtggagtaattccttagcaagttgacttgcaagcccattcacttggtggaggtcatgttgagatcaataatgtcacacaagtaagttgtggttagacattactttttccaacataaaccttagtttaccaaacccatcttggcctattcgtaggacgtagtgcgaaagtcattcaagtgtaagatttgatacgattgttacgcaatactacactcataagagtctctcttgagaatatttttggaatatgagtagtcgttcctccgataatatccgaaagatgggattatgactatgggaaccttttgtagaacatgtttggcaggtttaaaccttagtacactccttttgggtggttcttaacctaaactccatgctcgtgacttgcaacaaacccttgattcatggttgatccgatcaggtatccttaatatcaatgaaacttgggtgttgataaggtgtaaaccataatccaccaaaatgggtggttgatattaaggataacatgatccatcccatgacctttgtttggtgtgctcttaatttctctccagacagtgcaacctgacagatgttcaagcaaatacagcgatcctgattcccatgccactgcactgcattcacatcattttgcatcacatcattttgcattcataatcattcacacatgtttatccatttctgtggggtttatatctcctacttgattctagtcggaattttcttggttctcatcaacggcttagtcttttttttacatcgtttatctattgagagactggaatcaagggggtagaatacctttggaattgataaacatgtcattgcatttacatattcattagcatgtcttgcataacaggtaccgccacagtgttctcagtttgtttggtgttccatcagtaggatagctgacccaggcattcaccggtacggtacctgcagaaaccaacagagagtaatggaaagcctacaggcagagttcgccgagatgaaaatccgcatgaatcaattcatggatgtggttcaaggggtggctcagggacaacaagagctcaggcagatgatacagaggaatccccctgctcaaccagagatggtgactgatcctccagctggagaggctaataGACCCgatggaccggggcctatcccaatcctacatgtcacctccggtcaacagcctgttcatgatgatcaggacgatcagttccccctgctgcaggaagactttggtatgggtcatggtgtggaccccatgtttagaagattggaagagaggttgaaggcagtggaaggacagaatcctctgggagtagatgttgctgacttggggctggtcccaggtgtgagagtgccaccgaaattcaaggtcccgatatttgacaaatacaatggcaactcttgcccgaacacccatgtgcaagcctatttccgtaaaatggttgcatactccgatgacgaaaagttgctttGTACTTTTTCCAGAACAGCCTAGCTGGGGaatccctggaatggtatacgaggctggacagagcccacatccgttcctggagggatttggctgaggctttcgtgaagcagtatcagtataatccagacatggctccggacagaactcaacttcaaaatctgtctcttaaaagcaatgagtgcttcagagaatacgctcaacgctggagagaaacaacttcccgtgttcaacctcctatgttggagaaggaaatggctaacatgttcatgaacactcttccaggaccttatttggagcgcctagtgggttgcaatgcctccaattttgctgatgtagtctctaccggagagagggtggagaattacctgaggacatacaagacccagagtggagatggatcctcatcaggggtgaagaagccgttcattcagggacagaagaggagagaaggggatgcaagtgccatatcttcttattAGAACAGGGATAACCATAGGAATAACTTTtagaactatcatcagcaaccgtatgttgcggctgtgaccattccagctgcagcaccactacaacaacaacaaccacaacgtcaaccaacttagtaccaaccacaacaaccgggtaatagacccgcctatcaaccgaggccaaggactatggaccggcgtttcgacacccttccaatgtcgtacgctcagttactttctagtcttcaacaactacaacttgtgcagttgcgcactctggctcctcccgttggtag from Lathyrus oleraceus cultivar Zhongwan6 chromosome 1, CAAS_Psat_ZW6_1.0, whole genome shotgun sequence includes:
- the LOC127096106 gene encoding uncharacterized protein LOC127096106 is translated as MDPVATNMFALGNAMTKFNGLNYADWSEKIQFQLGVMNLDMALIMDEKPAAITEDSTEDEKALLEDWERSNRLSLNLMRMTMADNVKPSIPNTENAGIPFDPNHKRK